AGATTATTGCAAATAAACAACGCCAATCCGATGATTCTATGCCGTACGTTGTATTGAACGAGAATGACTTCGAATTCGATGCCATGGCGAAGATTAAAGAGTTAGAGGCTCGTTCCGATGATCTAACACCACATGAAAAATCGTATTTGGactctttgaagttttccaCTTCTTTCCATTATGCGTTTGCACCAAAGTATTTCCTTGAATCATCTCATGTTCAGTCGTTCAAGAAATACGGTAACCATTTCGATAAACGGTTCTTCAATGGACCTCTTATCGCAGACCCTTTCCAAATGGAAATGAGGTTGGATTCTTTAATCAGAAACTACCAAAAATTCGTAAAGGCTAATGGATTAATTTCTTGGTTGGCTCATGGTACTATGTACGGATGGATGTACAACGGAAGGACATTCCCTTGGGATAACGATGCAGATATGCAGATGCCTATCAAACACTTGAATCTATTGGCACAGCATTTCAACCAAACGGTAGTGCTTGAGGATCCATCAGAGGGGAATGGTAAATTTTTGATTGATGTTAGTAGTTCCATTACTACAAGAGTTAACGGGAACGGGTTTAACAATATTGATGCAAGATTCATCGACCTTGATTCTGGGTTGTACGTTGATATTACAGGGTTGTCTGTCTCTTCAACTCCTATCTTTGATATAATAAACTATTACAAACAGCAATCGAAAAATGTGGATGTGAATGATATTAAATTCAAGGATCCTAACTTGATTGAGGGAAAGACTGATTTCACTCTTCAAGAGCTTTTGGTGGAAATAGATAAGGATCCAAAGAAATACCCAAACAATGCTAAGAAGGATGTTAACAACATGATTCAGAAATgggaaaaattgaagaagaagaaggtgtctattgaagaaaatttgaCACCGGAACAAAGATACAATATGCACCATCAGTTGCAAATCTACAATTGTAGGAACTTCCATTTCGTCAACCTGAACATGATAAATCCTTTGGTGAAAACAGTTTTCCATGGTGTACCGGCATTGGTACCTGAAAAATACGTCAAGGTACTCAAAAACGAATACAAAGTCTCTAACCAATATGGATTTTTGACTTACAAAACTAACTCGTTCGTACCAGAATTTGGTTCTTGGATTAGTGTTTCTGATCTATCTACACTCATGAATAAGAATCAAAATGATCCCAAACTAAAACCCGTCTATGAGCCTATCAATAGCTTAAAAATAGACGACGTCTATAAGCTCTTAGAAAATATGGCAACTTCTGGATACTCCCTGATGTTATCAACTATTCATAATGCCTTGTCATTAAATGCATACAGAGTGAAGGAACTCGATATTACTTACGATAAAGATTTGTCAAGAGATGAAAAGTTGGATCTGTTGGATATCTTTAGAAATAAAGTAGGTACTACTCTAACAGCTTCTCAAAAGGATCCATGGTTGCACGGTTTGGAATTACGGATTTGGAATGAACTCACGAAAGAAAGGCCAGATGATTGTAGCAATGCCAGATCTTTTGTGGACAATAAAAAAGCTTACGAAATATGGGATTCCCTCCTCAAGGCAAGTGAAGGCAGTAATCCAATGTTCCGTGTCTTCACTTCAGAACGATCCCCAGTTGAATCTGCTATGATAACAGACAACTTGTTGGACTTCAACAAAGTTGGAAGTCCAGTATACCTTCCAGGCAAATCCAGAGGTATTAACATTTTCAAGTCTGATCCGCAACTACTTGATAATTAAGAAAAATATTTGCATCCATTTCTAGCATCTTCTAGCAGCTCATTACAAGTTACCGATTTACGGGGAGATAATCTTAATCTATTAATCACAGGGCACACCATGCAGACAAACTTCATCACTACTCCCCTAAATTTATGTAGGTGGCTTACTTCATTTTCTCTAGCTGTTCATATTCATGAAATTTTATAGAATTAATAATAACTTATTTTACTATGTTTCACGTTCGACAACAAGCTCAACGTCTCTTACCAAAATTCCCTCGTGTCCTTTACTCAAGTTCCCATATAATTCAATGCTTTTGTTCGTCGTGTCAACAGAGTCGTCCTCATCGCCATGAATATGACCATTGAATTTATAGATACCAGAAGAACCAGCGTACACGGTTTGTTTGTCTTCTATACCGCACCTGTTTGCAAGCACCAAGACAGTCTCTTTTCCCTCGTGAACCCAGGGCTTATCCAAAGATGATCCCACGTAGGAAGACGTTTTCGTAGAAGTACGGGTCAAGAAGGGCACCAATAATTTACTGTGGAACCATTcatatcttttcttcaatgcAACGAACGGTGTGAGCCGTAGAAGCCAGTAAGTAATATTAGTAATATCAGGTGTATCTAAATCGTTGTAGTCTTTCAGTGACATTGCGTGCTCAAAAGGCTCGGTCTTTATAACGTTACTGGAATCCAAATTGTTTACGAATCTGCCTTGAGATCCATATTCTGGGATTCCTTCTCTATCAAGAACAGATTTCACCTTTTCCCACTGTTGCTGTGGATCCTTTGTATCCTTTGTGATAGCAGCAGAGTGCAACCATGCCATTGGGCAGATTAACAACTCAGTGCCATGGTCCAAATGATATGTTGCAAACTCATAGTCGGAAAATGGTGCTTCAAATTTATAGTTGCTGAGATCCATACAGATTCCAAGGCCAGTCTT
The genomic region above belongs to Kluyveromyces lactis strain NRRL Y-1140 chromosome B complete sequence and contains:
- the NTA1 gene encoding amidase (similar to uniprot|P40354 Saccharomyces cerevisiae YJR062C NTA1 Amidase removes the amide group from N-terminal asparagine and glutamine residues to generate proteins with N-terminal aspartate and glutamate residues that are targets of ubiquitin-mediated degradation); translation: MVLTRLKVPLRIGIIQLNPQIGHTKETTSRAWKLLDELKSKNHGTASPDILVFPEFALTGYSFHDRNHILPYTCKPTEGPTFDFAKEVSKTFNCYTVIGYPERCGDDDKTATLYNSAIMTDASGDLVFNYRKSFLYYTDDDWGCQENPNGFQHFEIPVKGFDVNGNSNDVKLKTGLGICMDLSNYKFEAPFSDYEFATYHLDHGTELLICPMAWLHSAAITKDTKDPQQQWEKVKSVLDREGIPEYGSQGRFVNNLDSSNVIKTEPFEHAMSLKDYNDLDTPDITNITYWLLRLTPFVALKKRYEWFHSKLLVPFLTRTSTKTSSYVGSSLDKPWVHEGKETVLVLANRCGIEDKQTVYAGSSGIYKFNGHIHGDEDDSVDTTNKSIELYGNLSKGHEGILVRDVELVVERET
- a CDS encoding LicD family protein (similar to uniprot|P40355 Saccharomyces cerevisiae YJR061W), which translates into the protein MSGSLVHIPRKKRFIHVLLAFVTVIVLYQLLVPFYTDEFDYLSYRRISDTSKANIDAFKANSSPDVIRFYEKFKYDTSLEYPTEYDLQEDFFKIKYGSNKGEYWDQVKDVKFYDSDPRLEWSVLAYDLMQGNEKSDDKIPFAWYDWIDSHDYNKLLSLKENKVDCEFLFHNAFPRDKLRLAEGEIGERLFSYDRDSYDNDKWYERAVNNSDGNVILLLKKHYYVDPSNWPTSNKLGNDGNGSLTDTMMSYDNGVATLDLFDKVRPEVYQLQARSYVINTLVHPLSITIMNSDKESYQYLVDRDSRKNIITSGRLQRFIDGHGPETPRKSIKFDHINKFKQFVESDSAKEHKVVIDEIIANKQRQSDDSMPYVVLNENDFEFDAMAKIKELEARSDDLTPHEKSYLDSLKFSTSFHYAFAPKYFLESSHVQSFKKYGNHFDKRFFNGPLIADPFQMEMRLDSLIRNYQKFVKANGLISWLAHGTMYGWMYNGRTFPWDNDADMQMPIKHLNLLAQHFNQTVVLEDPSEGNGKFLIDVSSSITTRVNGNGFNNIDARFIDLDSGLYVDITGLSVSSTPIFDIINYYKQQSKNVDVNDIKFKDPNLIEGKTDFTLQELLVEIDKDPKKYPNNAKKDVNNMIQKWEKLKKKKVSIEENLTPEQRYNMHHQLQIYNCRNFHFVNLNMINPLVKTVFHGVPALVPEKYVKVLKNEYKVSNQYGFLTYKTNSFVPEFGSWISVSDLSTLMNKNQNDPKLKPVYEPINSLKIDDVYKLLENMATSGYSLMLSTIHNALSLNAYRVKELDITYDKDLSRDEKLDLLDIFRNKVGTTLTASQKDPWLHGLELRIWNELTKERPDDCSNARSFVDNKKAYEIWDSLLKASEGSNPMFRVFTSERSPVESAMITDNLLDFNKVGSPVYLPGKSRGINIFKSDPQLLDN